The Planctomycetia bacterium genome includes a window with the following:
- a CDS encoding HAD-IIA family hydrolase: MRSGYLIDMDGVLYRGPQLIPGADFFLQQLRRRGVPFRLLTNNSQRTRRDVVAKLAHMGITVEEENIFTSAMATARFLASQKPGGTAYVIGEGGLLTALHQNGYAVVDHEPDYVVVGEGRTFNLELVESAVRMIMGGAKLIATNLDPNCPTQNGLRPGCGAMVAMLEIATGVKAFSVGKPSPVMMRAARKEMGLAADDTVMIGDTMETDILGGVQLGYRTVLVLSGGTSRTDLARYAYRPDIVIESLAEYVELMEEHDWTLPHEIAGNVGFVPEKKRGSLRRQTETSLRAAT; encoded by the coding sequence ATGAGAAGCGGTTATCTGATCGACATGGACGGCGTTCTTTATCGCGGGCCTCAACTCATTCCCGGGGCCGACTTTTTCTTGCAGCAATTGCGGCGTCGCGGCGTCCCTTTTCGCTTGCTTACCAACAACAGCCAACGGACGCGGCGCGATGTCGTCGCGAAGTTGGCGCACATGGGAATCACGGTCGAAGAAGAAAACATTTTCACCAGCGCGATGGCGACGGCGCGCTTTCTCGCTTCGCAGAAACCAGGCGGCACGGCTTACGTGATCGGCGAGGGGGGCTTGCTCACCGCGTTGCATCAAAACGGCTATGCGGTCGTCGACCATGAGCCCGACTACGTCGTCGTCGGCGAAGGGCGCACGTTCAACTTGGAGCTCGTCGAGTCGGCGGTGCGCATGATCATGGGGGGCGCGAAACTCATCGCGACGAACCTCGATCCGAACTGCCCGACGCAAAACGGACTTCGTCCCGGCTGCGGCGCGATGGTCGCGATGCTCGAGATCGCCACGGGAGTGAAAGCGTTCAGCGTCGGCAAGCCGAGTCCCGTCATGATGCGCGCCGCGCGCAAAGAGATGGGCCTCGCGGCCGACGACACGGTGATGATCGGCGACACGATGGAGACCGATATCCTCGGCGGCGTCCAGCTCGGATATCGAACCGTGCTGGTGCTGAGCGGCGGAACGAGCCGCACCGATTTGGCGCGCTATGCGTATCGGCCCGACATCGTGATCGAATCGCTGGCCGAATACGTCGAGCTGATGGAAGAACACGACTGGACGCTGCCGCACGAAATCGCCGGCAACGTCGGCTTCGTTCCGGAAAAGAAACGAGGCTCGCTTCGGCGACAAACCGAAACATCGCTAAGAGCGGCGACGTAG
- a CDS encoding thiamine pyrophosphate-binding protein translates to MLHLSRRLISARDGKFSGAEVMTVRMSGVEALIKMLAEAGVRRMFGNPGTTELPLMDALAVAAKAGRSEIDYTLGLQEVPVMAMADGYAMASRGLGVVNLHASCGLGNAMGMLYNAHREGTPLLVTAGQTDRRIRFEEPILWGDMVGVAKPWTKWSAEVERVEDLPAAVRRAIQIALTPPTGPVFLSLPMDVQSAVAELDTTPAAPLDRRVRPPIDALRRAAELLAGAKNPGIVAGSRIVEADAVRALVAVAEALGAPVFSESATSHGRLPFPADHPLYGQQLPLWAPDVQAKLAEFDVLLVAGLDLLRMYVHHEPPQAVPSRCRIVHLDEDPRQIGKNYPVEVGLVGDVRTGLEELAAQIPATMNGAAATEAKRRGEQRGARHAEIRDALRLRVAGERAARPMLPSTLMETVGRVLPADVAVVEEAVTTTDFLLERLGILKNTDGYFAHRGWALGWGLGCAIGVKLAWPERPTLALLGDGASLYGIQGLWTAARYRIPVTFVICNNNQYRILKDGARMLGMPAAQQGEFLGMDLTPPTIDFVQLSQSLGVEACRVDEPDALAEVLQESLHGDRPRLIDVRIAVTRNSQFG, encoded by the coding sequence ATGCTTCATCTGTCGCGTCGGCTGATTTCGGCCCGCGACGGTAAGTTCTCAGGAGCGGAAGTTATGACCGTGCGCATGTCGGGCGTCGAAGCGTTGATCAAAATGTTGGCCGAGGCGGGTGTGCGCCGGATGTTCGGGAATCCGGGCACGACGGAGTTGCCACTGATGGATGCGCTGGCCGTCGCGGCGAAGGCCGGACGGTCGGAGATCGACTACACGCTTGGCTTGCAGGAGGTGCCCGTCATGGCGATGGCCGATGGCTATGCGATGGCGTCGCGCGGGTTGGGGGTCGTCAACTTGCATGCTTCGTGCGGGCTCGGCAATGCGATGGGGATGCTCTACAACGCGCATCGCGAAGGGACGCCGCTGTTGGTAACAGCCGGGCAGACGGATCGGCGCATCCGTTTCGAAGAGCCTATCCTGTGGGGCGATATGGTCGGCGTCGCCAAGCCGTGGACGAAGTGGTCGGCCGAAGTCGAGCGCGTGGAAGACCTGCCGGCCGCGGTGCGGCGCGCGATTCAGATCGCGCTCACGCCGCCGACGGGTCCGGTGTTTCTCTCGCTACCGATGGACGTGCAATCGGCGGTCGCCGAGCTCGACACGACGCCGGCCGCGCCGCTCGATCGACGGGTACGCCCGCCGATCGACGCACTCCGGCGGGCCGCCGAGTTGTTGGCCGGCGCGAAGAATCCCGGCATCGTGGCGGGGAGTAGGATCGTCGAAGCCGATGCCGTACGCGCGCTGGTCGCGGTCGCCGAGGCGCTCGGTGCGCCGGTCTTCAGTGAGAGCGCGACGTCGCACGGGCGGCTGCCGTTTCCGGCCGATCATCCTCTGTACGGTCAGCAGTTGCCGCTCTGGGCTCCCGACGTGCAGGCGAAGCTCGCCGAGTTCGACGTACTGCTCGTTGCCGGGCTCGATCTGTTGCGCATGTACGTGCATCACGAGCCGCCACAAGCGGTGCCGAGCCGGTGTCGCATCGTGCATCTCGATGAAGACCCGCGACAGATCGGCAAGAATTATCCGGTCGAAGTAGGGCTCGTCGGCGATGTTCGGACGGGGCTCGAAGAACTCGCCGCACAGATCCCCGCGACGATGAACGGCGCCGCAGCAACGGAAGCGAAGCGGCGCGGCGAGCAGCGCGGCGCTCGACACGCCGAGATCCGCGACGCGCTCCGTCTGCGAGTCGCCGGCGAGCGCGCCGCGCGGCCGATGCTGCCGAGCACGTTGATGGAAACGGTCGGCCGTGTGTTGCCCGCCGATGTCGCCGTCGTCGAAGAAGCGGTGACGACGACCGACTTCCTGTTGGAGCGGCTCGGGATCTTGAAAAACACCGACGGCTATTTCGCACACCGCGGTTGGGCGCTAGGCTGGGGATTGGGGTGCGCGATCGGCGTGAAGCTCGCTTGGCCCGAGCGGCCGACCTTGGCGCTGCTCGGCGACGGAGCCTCGCTGTACGGCATTCAAGGCTTGTGGACCGCGGCCCGCTATCGGATTCCGGTCACGTTCGTGATTTGCAACAACAACCAATATCGGATCTTAAAAGACGGCGCGCGGATGCTCGGCATGCCGGCCGCGCAGCAAGGGGAATTTCTCGGCATGGATCTTACGCCGCCGACGATCGACTTCGTGCAACTGTCGCAGTCGCTCGGGGTCGAGGCGTGCCGCGTCGACGAGCCTGACGCACTCGCCGAGGTGTTGCAAGAATCGCTCCACGGCGACCGGCCGCGACTCATCGACGTACGGATCGCCGTGACGCGCAACTCGCAATTCGGTTGA
- a CDS encoding DASS family sodium-coupled anion symporter, with protein sequence MTLKSVESTPLDESALEKLSPAEAAFEKIRKKLGFVLAPLVFCAVFFGNFPSLNTKAHHLAAIMATTAVLWVCESLPMTVTALLAAVGCIALRVGTPTEVFSPFATSITFLFIGSFMLARAVFIHGLDRRFAYGILSLPWIGARPGRILFGFGAATAFMSAWISNTATTAMMFAIGMSILAVFFRQESGPAQSGAGATKIDRRFATGLMLMTSFAASIGGLATPIGTPPNLIGINAIRMKLGVEFSFFQWSMLGFPVVIVLFLFLFAYLNFFCPAGVREIQGGAELLRERRRSLGRWTTSQKSTIAAFLVTVVLWILPGVFLLIEGKDGRIYEAIKDPLNEGVVALIGAILLFLLPGDREGRAIDWKNASQIDWGIVLLYGGGFALGALADTTGLAKALGEGLCQLFPMSSSLAMLIFATVIATLVSEATSNTASAQIIVPVVIQLAIAAKMDPLEPALGATFGASLGFMLPVSTPCNAIVYGSGYVPLTRMIRYGILLDLIGIVVVVVMLRFLLPILL encoded by the coding sequence GTGACTCTTAAGTCCGTCGAATCTACGCCGCTCGATGAATCGGCGTTGGAAAAGCTCAGCCCGGCCGAAGCGGCGTTCGAGAAGATTCGCAAAAAGCTCGGCTTCGTCCTCGCGCCGCTGGTCTTCTGCGCGGTTTTCTTCGGCAACTTCCCGAGCCTCAACACGAAGGCCCATCACCTGGCCGCCATCATGGCGACCACGGCCGTGTTGTGGGTTTGCGAATCGTTGCCGATGACCGTGACCGCGCTGTTGGCCGCGGTCGGCTGCATTGCGCTGCGCGTCGGCACGCCGACGGAAGTCTTCTCGCCGTTCGCAACCTCCATCACGTTTCTCTTCATCGGTTCGTTCATGCTCGCGCGGGCCGTGTTCATTCACGGGCTCGACCGCCGCTTCGCTTATGGAATTCTTTCGCTCCCGTGGATCGGGGCTCGGCCCGGTCGCATTCTCTTCGGCTTCGGCGCGGCGACCGCTTTCATGTCGGCCTGGATTTCGAACACCGCCACGACCGCGATGATGTTCGCGATCGGCATGAGCATCCTCGCCGTCTTCTTTCGGCAAGAGTCCGGGCCCGCGCAGTCGGGAGCAGGCGCGACGAAGATCGATCGCCGGTTCGCGACCGGCCTGATGTTGATGACGTCGTTCGCGGCGAGCATCGGCGGCCTCGCGACACCGATCGGCACGCCTCCGAATCTGATCGGCATCAACGCCATTCGCATGAAGCTCGGCGTCGAGTTTTCGTTCTTCCAATGGTCGATGCTCGGCTTTCCGGTCGTGATCGTGTTGTTTCTGTTTCTCTTCGCGTATCTCAACTTTTTCTGTCCGGCAGGCGTTCGCGAGATTCAAGGAGGAGCCGAGTTGTTGCGCGAGCGTCGGCGCTCGCTCGGTCGTTGGACGACGAGCCAAAAGTCGACGATCGCGGCGTTTCTCGTCACCGTCGTGCTCTGGATCTTGCCCGGTGTTTTCCTGCTGATCGAAGGGAAAGACGGCCGTATTTACGAAGCGATCAAAGACCCGTTGAACGAAGGAGTCGTGGCGCTGATCGGAGCGATCTTGTTGTTCCTTTTGCCCGGCGATCGCGAAGGCCGCGCGATCGATTGGAAGAATGCTTCGCAGATCGATTGGGGGATCGTGCTCCTTTACGGCGGCGGCTTCGCGCTCGGCGCGCTGGCCGATACGACCGGACTTGCCAAGGCGCTCGGCGAAGGGCTGTGTCAACTGTTTCCGATGTCGAGTAGCCTGGCGATGCTCATTTTCGCGACCGTCATCGCAACGCTCGTATCCGAAGCGACGTCGAACACCGCCTCGGCGCAGATCATCGTGCCGGTCGTGATCCAACTCGCGATCGCCGCCAAAATGGACCCGCTCGAGCCGGCTCTCGGTGCCACGTTCGGCGCCAGTCTTGGGTTCATGCTGCCCGTAAGCACGCCTTGCAACGCGATCGTCTACGGCTCGGGCTACGTGCCGCTGACGCGCATGATTCGCTACGGCATCTTGCTCGACCTGATCGGCATCGTCGTCGTCGTCGTGATGCTTCGATTTTTATTGCCGATTCTCCTTTAG
- a CDS encoding DUF1501 domain-containing protein: MSRNTHDQGVAHCSGPVTRRDAMKFGSVALGSLGLGEVLRMQSQAATASAPQAPNGQAPNGKGTNRKDENAVIFIWLPGGPPHMEMYDLKPNAPLEYRGDFNPIASKVPGLDVGELLPLHAKCADKFTVIRSIAHKFADHGGGHKRFMMARDPKEPAGTINDFPAVPSLISKIFEKRQRGIPNYVCAVDGGRQQIDTFAFGSAYLSSSTHPFTVAGDPSSPTFKIDNIAPTPSLEGRMNDRIALLNKFDNWRRRIDESDAMDTLDVFNRRALELVTSDRARKAFDLASEPAAVRDRYGRHAYGQRALMARRLVESGVTFVTMTMENPCIPGGNPNYVSYNWDSHAVNCHLFADAKVRFPMYDQAVTALIEDLYSRGLDKRVLLVVTGEFGRTPKVNYQIGTQTGVMQPGRDHWPNSMSMIVSGGGMRTGQIVGATNAKGEYPTERPMSPNDLWASVFAHLGIDPENTFPDHNGRPMPLLPFGAAIPELMAVS, encoded by the coding sequence ATGAGTCGAAACACGCACGACCAAGGCGTTGCCCATTGCTCCGGTCCGGTCACGCGCCGCGATGCGATGAAGTTCGGCTCGGTGGCTCTCGGCAGCCTCGGCCTCGGCGAAGTGCTGCGGATGCAATCGCAAGCGGCGACGGCCTCGGCTCCGCAGGCTCCGAACGGGCAAGCTCCCAACGGCAAAGGGACGAATCGGAAAGACGAGAACGCCGTCATCTTCATTTGGCTGCCGGGCGGTCCGCCCCACATGGAGATGTACGACTTGAAGCCCAATGCGCCGCTCGAGTATCGCGGCGACTTCAACCCGATCGCCTCGAAGGTGCCGGGCCTCGACGTCGGCGAGTTGTTGCCGCTGCATGCGAAGTGCGCGGATAAGTTCACCGTCATTCGTTCGATCGCGCACAAGTTCGCCGACCACGGCGGCGGCCACAAGCGATTCATGATGGCCCGCGACCCGAAGGAACCGGCCGGCACGATCAACGACTTCCCGGCCGTTCCGTCGCTCATCTCGAAGATCTTCGAGAAGCGGCAGCGCGGGATTCCGAACTACGTCTGCGCAGTCGACGGCGGACGCCAACAGATCGACACGTTTGCGTTCGGCAGCGCTTACCTCAGCAGCTCGACGCATCCGTTCACCGTCGCCGGCGACCCGAGCTCGCCGACGTTCAAGATCGACAACATCGCCCCGACGCCGTCGCTCGAAGGTCGGATGAACGACCGGATCGCGCTCTTGAATAAGTTCGACAACTGGCGCCGCCGGATCGACGAATCCGACGCGATGGACACGCTCGACGTGTTCAATCGCCGAGCCTTGGAGCTCGTTACGAGCGATCGGGCCCGCAAGGCTTTCGACCTCGCGAGCGAACCCGCCGCCGTGCGCGATCGTTACGGCCGCCATGCGTACGGACAACGCGCACTGATGGCCCGCCGCTTGGTGGAATCCGGCGTGACGTTCGTCACCATGACGATGGAAAACCCGTGCATTCCCGGCGGCAATCCGAACTACGTGAGCTACAACTGGGATTCGCATGCGGTGAATTGCCACTTGTTCGCCGACGCGAAGGTGCGCTTCCCGATGTACGATCAGGCCGTCACGGCGTTGATCGAAGATCTCTACTCGCGCGGGCTCGATAAGCGCGTGCTGCTCGTCGTCACCGGCGAGTTCGGCCGGACGCCGAAAGTGAACTACCAAATCGGCACGCAGACCGGCGTGATGCAGCCGGGCCGCGACCACTGGCCGAACTCGATGTCGATGATCGTTTCGGGCGGCGGAATGCGAACCGGCCAGATCGTCGGCGCGACGAACGCCAAGGGTGAATATCCGACCGAGCGCCCGATGAGCCCGAACGATCTTTGGGCCTCGGTGTTCGCGCATCTCGGGATCGACCCTGAGAACACGTTCCCGGATCACAACGGCCGCCCGATGCCGCTCTTGCCGTTCGGCGCCGCGATTCCGGAACTGATGGCCGTTTCGTAA